Within the Stenotrophomonas maltophilia genome, the region TCAGCACATTGCTGCCGCGCAGGCGATCATGCTCGGGTACCACCACCATGTCCCAGTGGCGGGCGCCGATGCGCGGGTCGAGGATCTGCACCACCTGCGTGCCGCGGGCGCGCAGCACGCGCAGCGCACCGGCGGCCTGGCGGCCACAGCCGATCGCCAGCGCAGGGGGCTCGGCAGCCAGTGCCGCGAACGCATCGCCGTAGCCGTTGGCATCCCCGGGCAGGCGCCGCGGGGTGACCCAGCGCCAGGGCGCCCGAGGCTGTAGTACCACGGGTCGATAGGTGCCCTGGCGCAGCGCCGAGGCCAGCGCGACCGCCTGGCGGACATTGCCTGCACGGCCATCGGTGACCGTCCACGGTGCGCTCGATCGTTTCACCATTGGCATTAATTCGTTTCAGCCCTGCTGGGTGTTGCAACAGTCGCGACACTCTACACTGCGGCTGGTCGTTTCGCCCCGCGTTGCCCGCGGGCACTGACTCCCCTTCGCCGCCCTGGAGATGCACCGATGTCCCACGCGCTTGACGCCGCCGCACTGGATCAGCTGTTCCGCACCGCCCGCACCCAGAATGCCTTCCTCGACACCCCGGTGGACGACAGCCTGCTGCAGGAACTGTACGAGCTGGTGAAGTGGGGCCCGACCGCGGCCAACGCCAGCCCGGCGCGCTTCGTGTTCGTGAAGTCGGCCGAAGCCAAGGCCAAGCTGGCCCCCGCGCTGTCCGAAGGCAACCATGACAAGACCATGGCCGCACCGGTCACCGTCATCATCGGTTTCGACCTGGATTTCCACGAGAAGCTGCCGTACCTGTTCCCGCACGCCGACGCCAAGTCCTGGTTCGACGGCCCGCAGGAAGGCCGCCACGAGGCCGCCATCCGCAACGGCAGCCTGCAGGGCGCCTACCTGATCCTGGCCGCGCGCGCGCTGGGCCTGGATGCCGGCCCGATGTCCGGCTTCGACCCGGCCAAGGTCGATGAAGCCTTCTTCGCCGGCACCAGCATCAAGTCGAATTTCCTGGTCAACCTGGGGTACGGTGACCCGGCGGGCCTGTTCCCGCGCCTGCCGCGTCTGTCGTTCGACGAAGCGGCGCGCATCGCGTAAGTCGCTGTATCGGTTTCGGGCCCGCCGGTTGCGGCGGGCCATTGCTGCACCCTGTACCCACCCTACGATCCGGAGAGTTCCTCAGATGAGCGCCACCCGTAAACTGCTGCTGCCGCTGGCCCTGACCCTGGCCATCGCCGCCTGCTCCAAGCCGGCCGATACCGCTGCCCCGGCCGCTGATGCCGCCGCTCCGGCCGCCACCGAACAGCCGGCCGCCACCCCGGCTGCCGATGCTGCCGCTGCCGCGCCGGCCGCCGAAGCGATCCAGATCGCCTCGGGCACCTACAAGCTCGACCCGAGCCACACCGACGTGCTGGCGCAGTGGAGCCACTTCGGCTTCTCCAACCCGAGCGCACACTTCGGCAACGCTGAAGGCACCCTGGTGTACGACGCCGCCGACGTGACCAAGTCCACCGTGGAAGTGAAGCTGCCGCTGAGCGGCCTCAACAGCTTCACCGCCAAGTTCGACGAGCACCTGAAGAGCGCCGATTTCTTCGACGCTGCCAAGTTCCCGGCGGCCACCTTCAAGAGCACCAAGGTGGAATCGGCCGGCACCAACAAGCTGACCGTCACTGGCGATCTGACCATCAAGGACATCACCAAGCCGGTGACCCTGGACGTCACCATCAACGGCGGCGGCGAGCACCCGATGGCCAAGGTTCCGGCCGCCGGCTTCGATGCCACCACCACCCTCAAGCGCAGCGATTTCGGCGTGGGCGCCTACGCCCCGAACGTCAGCGATGAAGTGAAGATCCGCATCACCACCGAAGCCACCGGCGAGAAGCCGGCCGCTTGATGCACCCCGCTCACTCGTCGTGAGAAGGCAGAAGGCCCGCTGCAAAGCGGGCCTTCTTTTTTGAGCGCGGGCAACGCGCGTTGGCCGCTACCGGGTACGTGCGCTCAGCGCAGCGCGCCCAGCCACGTTGCACACGCCTCGCTCGGGCTCTGCTTGGCCTTCACCGTCATGCCACTCATCCGCACGAAGGTCTGCGCGGCCTGCGCCACCACCTGACGTGCGATCAACGCGGCCTGCCTGGTCGCCGCCTGCTGCTTGCGCAGCTGCACGATATGCACCGACGGCCGGCCCACCGGCGCGTACTTCTGGTCGCGGCGCAGCACATCGGCCACCTGCGCCACTTCGTACTCGGCCTGCAGGAACCGGTGTTCGGCGTCCAACAGATCCCGCAGCGGTGCACGCAGGGCGGCCGGATCAGCGAAGGCCGCCAGCGCGCCATCACAGGCGGCGTCGTCGTTGAAGCGGGAGCGCAGCGCATCGACGCCGGCCAAGGTCAGTTTGCCCACAGGGGCCTCGTTGCAACTGGGAAGGAGCGCGATTGTCGCATCTGCCCGGCTCGATCCGATGCCGGCGTCATGCGCCGCTCCGTGGGACAAGGGGTCTGACCCCGTGGCATGGGCCGAAGAGCCACCGAGGGTGAACCCGGTCCTACAATCGCCTGCTGTTTCATCCACGGAAGGTAAGGCCATGCAGGACGTGCAGTACTGGTTGAACGAATTCTGGGCCGGGTTGAGCGTGCCCGATCTGGCAGTGGGCAGCGTGCTGGGCGCGCTGCTGGGCCTCATGGTCGGACTGGCCGGCTGGTATGCGCTGCGCCGCCGCGGCTGGTTGCAGCGGCGCAGGCGCTGGCATCACTGGCTGCTGGCCAGTTACGCGCTGCTGCTGCCGCTGGGCACTGCCTTCTTCGGCCTGCAGCTGGGTTTCACCGCGGGCGCGCACCGCGCGCTGCTCCAGCAGATGGACCATT harbors:
- a CDS encoding malonic semialdehyde reductase; protein product: MSHALDAAALDQLFRTARTQNAFLDTPVDDSLLQELYELVKWGPTAANASPARFVFVKSAEAKAKLAPALSEGNHDKTMAAPVTVIIGFDLDFHEKLPYLFPHADAKSWFDGPQEGRHEAAIRNGSLQGAYLILAARALGLDAGPMSGFDPAKVDEAFFAGTSIKSNFLVNLGYGDPAGLFPRLPRLSFDEAARIA
- a CDS encoding YceI family protein: MSATRKLLLPLALTLAIAACSKPADTAAPAADAAAPAATEQPAATPAADAAAAAPAAEAIQIASGTYKLDPSHTDVLAQWSHFGFSNPSAHFGNAEGTLVYDAADVTKSTVEVKLPLSGLNSFTAKFDEHLKSADFFDAAKFPAATFKSTKVESAGTNKLTVTGDLTIKDITKPVTLDVTINGGGEHPMAKVPAAGFDATTTLKRSDFGVGAYAPNVSDEVKIRITTEATGEKPAA